The Lonchura striata isolate bLonStr1 chromosome 11, bLonStr1.mat, whole genome shotgun sequence DNA segment GATGCACAGCAAAGCCTGTGGGTAACGCTGTGCTGGGAGCATTTCACTGACAGAAATCTGTGGGCTTTGTCTGGCCCACAGCAATGCAGAGCTAATTCACCGCTTCACTGAGGAATTTTTGTTGGAGCACGAAATTGCTGTTTTAGCAGCAGCAAAATCAGTAACCACTGTgttctcttctcctctctaaAAGCTCTTGAATAAAACATCAGTGATTTTACTAAACATGCCCCAGGACTCCTCCAGACACATCCTTGTGTGGGGCAGGGAAGCAGAGCCTCCACCAGCCTGGAGCTCATCATGACACTCTGCCaaggctgctgggcaggagaagATGCCAGCAGGAGAGATGGATGCAGGCAGCAGAATGACTTTCACCTTGCTCTCAGCCCTTTCTGGGACtgatgtttgttttctgttattGCCCTTCAGTTGCCCTTTCCGTTGGTTGGTTTGAGGTTATGGCTACAGATTAATTTGTTTAATACTCTGTTGTTGGCAGCAGACATCTTTTTTCTTAGTATTCTGCTCTTTGCTAAGCTCCCCTTTGGAGCTCCTCAGCTTTTTAATTATTCACAAAAGCTGAACGGAACTCTTTGGAATTAATTGTGTTTGGTGGTGTGTTACAGGATTGAAAGGGGTTCTGCTTACTTCTAAGTACATTTCCTGGTGCTTTCAAGTCTGCACTTAAGTTAGAACACATGGCCACACCTGGACTTGGTGCTTCCCAGGGAGTGGGCAGTCCCCAGGAACTATCTCACCCTTTTGCTCAGTGTATGCTCTTTTATGGGTGCTGCTATAGGAAGAGTAGTAAAGCTTAACACTTAATAGCTTATTTTCAATATGTTATTCAGCCTTGGAAATTACAAATCTTCAGTCCAGAGGTGTATGTTCTGATGGCATTGCATacaaaatgctgaaaaagaAGCCGTGTTCAGTGCTTAATGACAGCCAAAATCATGGTGGGGATGATCACTGGGTGGAGGCCATGACTGGTTTTAGTTTTCCCTCTGCCCATTCAGTTGGGCACTTGGGCAGAAGAGCTTGCAGGCTGGTTACACAAATACCTCTACACTCCTCACAGAAGAGACAAGGATAggctaaaatagaaaaaaatctaatctTTCCTTTCAAACAAAAAGTTGCAAGTGAAGCTTGTTATCTTCAAGGACACTTTTTGACAAATAGTTGTATAAGAGGTCCCATGTCAAAATCTCAGTAAATagatagtttttaaaaaaacttttacAAACAGAACTTTCATACTCATAAACCTTTAGATTCTCTTCTAAAAGACATTTCCATTCAGTTTCCCGAGTAAGGACTCAGTCCTTTTGCTTGAACATAGGATATCTGGTCTCTTCCATTGGTTATGATAGGTAAGGGATAAAGGTCTTGCTGCAAAAACGAGAAGTGTCATTATTGCAGTGTGTTACAATATTCTTTGCAGAAGAACTATATTCGCTGGAcaaggtatttaaaaaaaattcatagaAGCGAAGCAGAAAGCCTGATATTCTCAGCAGAAAGCACGTGTGTGTTCCTCTCAGAAAACTGAGTCCTACAGCTAAATACTTATTAAACCCACATTTGTGTAATCAGAAACAGATGTATTTTTGTTGAACATATTTGAAGCACTgagtatttttgtttcttgtaaTATTTTAGTTTAGAGTCCATAATGTCATGAGTAAAAGATTGCTTTTGCCTACTGCTGCTATGGGGCATATTTTCCCTACTACTGCaagataattaaaaaagaaaaaattagtgCTAAGTCTTTGTTGACAGTGATAGCCCCTTAGCTGCTAAATCTGCTGTCCCATCCATCACTAATCTCAAGCAAAGCAAGCATTAGTTTCTCTGTGACTTATCTAGGTCCTTAGTAGATCAATAGCACAGCTCAGATGTTTCAGTCTCTTGCCTGTTAATTCACATTTATCTTTTCATCCAAAGAAGGTAAATTACctcacagagaagctgtgctaTCCCCAATAGTGGTTTTTAATGTTGCAAAGTCAGCATGACCCACATATCTTATCTCAGCTGGAATGCATTTGTCACTGTCTCATGTTATGATCATCTGGTAAAATGCCCTAGAAAAGAGATAAACCTGCAAAATGGCTTCACCATTTTCATTTAATGACCTTTCCTGTTATGTGTTCCTATATCACCTTCAACTGAAACTGCTAAATAAAGGGAACTTACTTGTTCCCTTTAATGCTCCATTTCATCGTTTTTACCATTAGCACTTCTCAGCAGTCTTCACTTTGCTGTCAGGAGGTCATCAGTGGGTGCTAATACTGAGGTTAAGAACTGACTCATTTATTAAGAAGCTGTGTTAATACTGAGAAAGTACTGCTGAGTTTAACTCTACATTTGTACAGTTGGCTGCTGATTATCTAAAAGCTTTTCAGGCTCTAGGAGGGTTTAATGCtcttaggaaaaagaaatgagaatcAGGTCACTGACCTATACCTGTAACCAGGCTGCTGCAAATAAATGCTGTATGCAACAGGAGTTTGATAGCAGTTATGCAGCTGGGACTCATTCCTTTCCATACTACAGGAAGGCAGATATTTGATTATCTGTTATTCTAAAAACACtataatggaaagaaaacttaaatATAAACACACTGATTTATAAGAAGTCTGACATAGCTGAAACAGTgcatttttattctcctttaaAAGAGCAGAGCAATTCTGTCTGGACTGAACTCTGCTCTGCAGTGTCAGATTCTTAGGTCTTTAACTGAGAAATGAATCAGTGCCATCAAGGAGCTCTGCTTTTGACATGAGGAGAAGGTGGGTCTGTTTTCAGCTCAGTGCTCGATTTCTTCCCAAATAAGAAGGTGCGAGGGAGGCTCCAGGGAGCAGTGACTTGCTGTGattgcagagctgggaggaggagaagcaaAGCCAGGTGCTTCCCTCTCAGGTGGAGGAGGAGCTCCTGACTGAGATGACCTTGATGAGGAGGAGAACAGGAGGTGCCAAGAGGGCCTGGCACAGGAATGGCTGGCCAGGTGTGGGTGAGCAGAGAACCAACAGGGAGGCGCAGCCAGAGCCCGGGGGCCGGAGAGCAGCAGGGGCTACAAACTGAGCTTCTGGCTGGATGTAAAGGGAGGgaacaaaaaaatgaagataCCCAAGCTTTAGGACAGCAGCCTGCATTTCCTGGGGGTGCTCTCAAGAGATGAAACCCACAGTTGCGTCTAAGCTGAGAGAAACAATTGTTTTCTATCTCTTACATACTCAGTTTAATGGAAGAACAAGGCAAGGACATATTGGGTGTTTCTGTGGAGTTTCTGGGTTATTTTCCCCTCCTTGTTCTCTACATGCAGTGACTGTGCTGGAAGGTTACTTATGTTCCTCTGGAAATCTGCAGGCATTTTActgagctgtccctgtgccttaATTTATGTTGGGGAAAACAATCAGGCCATTAAAGGTAAGAGATTCTGAGCACAAACTGCTATAAGATATTGAGAGCACAAGAATTctctgttgcatttttttttttcttccttgtatttTAAGCACACTTCAGCAAATGTATGAGAAGTAAAAATACAGTAAAGGCTCCAAGGACTGGAaacctcaaaatattttttccattggGAATCTTTCAGGGTATTAGTCCTGTGTTCTGTCTCTTCCGTGAAATATACACTGCTGGCAAATACTTTACATGTAAATACAAGCCAcctcttaattttaaaaataactttgtcAACTGATCCATTGGTCTCTGGTATATATTTTGCTCAAGCATTTTTACTCACACTTTTCTGTCTGAGTGCTCTGGTGTCCTGGAGACTGACTCAGGGTATGTTTATGCTCTTCTTCTAGAGGGTTGCTGTTCCAAAAGGAAGATGTCATGTGAAAAAAGATGACATTTTACATCTCAAGgttatttgcttttatttcatgaAGTGAAGGGTAGGgatttaattttgttctttcGTTTGGTAAGaaggaaaattctgtttatttccaGTGAGGCACATAGGTGTTTATTGAGGAGAAGGGacagcaaaaatatattttgcatctTTATTGCCCCAGTCTTGCCACCTCCAAACCTTGAGCACTCAAAGTCACTGCTGTGCAAGAATAGTTAAAAGATTCCTTCTTTCTAAGTCAATGCCTTGGAATCACATTAATTTTATAAAGTAGGTGACGTTAATGAATTTGAAATACTGTGTTAAAGAAGCTTAAATGTCTTTTGTTTGACTCAACTATGTGGAAAAGAACATTAGGGTGAGAAAGTGGGtggggagagtctggggagttGGTTGCCACCACGTTGTTTCCTTCCTGGAGCAGAGTCAGTCCAAGAAAACTGTAGGGAGCAGTTGTGCTCTGTGTAAGGAATATTGAGGGCtgcattttcttaaataaagCATACTCTGTACCAAGTAACTACCAGAATTATGGTTCATGTTCTGGCTGTTGTGTTCTGCCCGGTGCCTGTATCTCCCATAGCTGGTGGAGATTCATCGTCATCGCTGCGAAGGAGACAAATTCCTAATTAAACGCTGCCCCCTGGGGTTTGTGTACAGAGGCGAGTCAAGTGCATTAATTTAAAACCACGAGTCAAGAAACGCATTTAAATACCCCGCGTGACGTCACCTCCATTGGCCCCGCCCACTGGCGATGACGCGCAGGGTCGGCTCGCCATCTCGGCCAATCAGCGAGGGCGATACCCGGAACTGAAACCGCGTCCTGgagcccggcggcgccgcgaGTTGCCACGGCAACGGCCGGCGGGATGGTAACGGGGCACCGTGAGGGAGCGAGACCGGGGCGGCATGGCGAGGGGCACCGTGAGGGGAGCGGGAGTGGGGCGGCATGGCGAGGGGCCCCGTGAGGGAGCGGGACCGGGGCGGCATGGCGAGGGGCACCGTGAGGGAGCGGGAGTGGGGCGGCATGGCGAGGGGAGCCGTGAGGGGAGAGAGACTGGAGCGGCATGGCGAGGGGAACCGTGAGGGAGCGAGACTGGAGCGGCATGGCGAGGGGAGCCGTGAGGGGAGAGAGAGACTGGGGCGGCATGGCGAGGGGAACCGTGAGGGAGCGAGACCGGGGCGGCATGGCGAGGGGCACCGTGAGGGGAGAGAGACTGGAGCGGCATGGCGAGGGGAGCCGTGAGGGGAGAGAGACTGGAGCGGCATGGCGAGGGGAGCCGTGAGGGGAGAGAGAGACTGGGGCGGCATGGCGAGGGGAACCGTGAGGGAGCGAGACCGGGGCGGCATGGCGAGGGGAGCCGTGAGGGGAGAGAGACTGGGGCGGCATGGCGAGGGGCACCGTGAGGGGAGTGAGACTGGGGCGGCATGGCGAGGGGAGCCGTGAGGGGAGAGAGACTGGGGCGGCATGGCGAGGGGCACCGTGAGGGGAGAGAGACTGGGGCGGCATGGCGAGGGGCACCGTGAGGGAGCGAGACTGAGGAGTGGGATCGTGAGGGGAGCGGGACTGTGAGGGAGCGGGACCGGGGCGGCATGACGAGGGGAGCCGCTCGGGGGGCGGCAGGGAGCGGGTCCCGCGGCTGTCCCGCGCCACCGCCTCGCCCTTGCCGCCCGCAGGGCTCCGAGGAGCGGGAGTGGGGCCGGCGCACCGCCCGGCTGCGCGCCGAGCtggagcgggagcggcggctgGATGAGGCGCTGCGCGCGGTAAGCGCTGCGGGGTGCCCGCGCCCAGGGAgggggaaggctgaggagaaGAGTTCGCCTGGCTTTACCTTTGGCTGTCAAAGCTTTTCCCATTAACAATTATTTACTGAGTTGGAAAGTCTTGCTTGACTGCACGGTCTCCTTGCCTTCTCCCAAATTTGCTCGTGCGAGTGTTGGTACGGAAATTGTTTGTTCTCATCAGGCAGAAGAGAACAGAAAGCAAagagctctgcagctggagcGAGAGCAAAAGCTGGCGGCTGAGCTGGCAAGGCGGGACCTCGAGAAAATTAAAGATGAGAAGATCAGGCAACAAGTCAGAGCAAACAGGTAATTCAGAAATTTCCCAGCTGTATCAAATTGGCTGCTCCTGTTATCAGATTTGGGAAAGCTGGAGCAGGAGTGGAGACGACTCAGACGCGGAAGGAAAAGTTACTTTGAGATCAAAGTATGATAATaagttgatttaaaaaaaaaaattcaataaaaaagGTTGAtccacaaaattttcatttcgaatatatgtatatgtacaaTTTGGCATATCTGTGAGCATacatgtgtatgtatatgtgcCTGTGCTTATATGCTTAGAAGTGAAGTGTGTAGAACTGTTGATAGCACATGTAGAAATATAGGTaactcttatttttaaattatttttttctttttctgctctttaactagagcaatattttttcatctgtGTTACTCCaatgaaaaatactgtgtttaAATACTGATGGAAACTTAATTTCTTCCCCTAGATACCAACCCCCTTGTAataggataattttttttcccctccagtcTTGAACTTCGAGAGTTAGAAAGAAAGCTGAAATCTGCTTATATGAATAAAGAACGAGCTGCACAGATTGCTGAAAAAAAAGCTATATACAGTGAGAAAATGGTAATTAGTGTATCTCAGCACCTGAGTCCCATAACTCTGTATAGATTGTGTAGAAAATTTttcctttgatcttttttatCTAAAATATTGTTCGAGCATTCagtgttattaaaaatatttttttgttatgaAGGATTAATTAACCAGTAATAACTAGCTATAAGAAAAATGTTTACTTTGCCATTGCAATTGAAGGAGTAGTGATTTAGTGATTGAATTAGCTGTATGACTGGTTATAGCTGTTATTTTACTGGTTTTGTAGTATTTATCCAAGTCAAAACTATGATACCCTTTGTACAGTAAGTGTTTACAGTGGTGAATCCTTACCTTAGAGTCTGGTTGTTGAAAACAATGTTACTCTTTCCAAACAGTGATCTGGGTTACTTCAGAAAGACTTGCAAATTTGTATTTATCTATAGAAAGGTATTGGTGATCAGGCAGATGATTCTGATGATGTTAATGCTTTATACTGGGCTCAGTGCAGGCAATTGCTGTACAGCAATGTGCTCATTGAAGGTGTTCTCTGTAGCCCAGCCTCATTCCAGTCATTGTGCTGATGTGAGTGAGTCCCACCTGTGCTCAAATGCTCAATACTTTGTtctttaagtatttttaatgcaCCTCAAGTTGGTCAGATCTTGCAAGTGCCCTTCAAGGGTTCTACTGACTGGATTAAGCTATTAAGCGTGTTAAGGCTCTGTATTTATAGATTGAGTTGGAAGACTTTCATTTCTAGTAATCCTGTATAATTCCTTTCCACACTGTGTATTTTTTCATTACAAGCTGTAGTAGAGAGAGTGAAAAGGAATTTTGcgttgccttttttcccctagaaATGGGAGGATGAAGTAGCCCAAGAGATGAAGGAAGAGTATGACAGGTAtctgaaagaagaaatgtcTGCAGAACTGAGGCGAAACCAGGAGAAGAAAACGTACCATCAAGAACTGGACAAACAGGTTGAGGAACAGGAGAAGAAGAAGCAAGAGGCTTATGAAGAGTTTCTAAGAGAGAAACATATGATTGATGAAATTGTAAAAAAGATCTATGAAGAAGACCAAATGTTAGTTACtttgaatttttattatttattaatttaaaacaaagcaaCTCATACAATTCTGCACAGAAAGCTGATTTGTATGCACCTATTCCAAATACACTAAGGCCCATTTTAGTTTCCCTTGGTCACATTTTAGTAACAAGAGACTGACTTGCATGAATGCTCCTATTAAAACCTCACATTGTCACAATCTCGTGTCCTTGTTCCCCAAATATGAAATCCAGCTTACTTGCAGGAGGGCTTCTGTTGACCCCATCATGTTGAGCGCAACAGCATATTACATATTTCTGCCTCTCCTTGTGTCCCTGCCTTGCCACCAGATGCTTTGTTTTCATGTCTTGGGAACAGGGCAGGAAGTTTCTGAGGGCAAGGTCTTGTGTGTGGGGGGGAGAGTTTAgtgtaaataaaaaatgtagGGTTTGTGGTGCTATTgggctttcttttcttctttctctttgatGGGCATGTATaaaatgcagcagcagtgtgTACTTTGGTGTACAGTCTGCCTTCCAGAAAGGTGTTAGACATGAGATTCCCTTCTTGGGGCAGTTTATTACTAACTATTTTCAAGCTATCTAGTTTCTAGCTGAATGGTTAAAGAGAGTAATTTAAATCTTAGTCTCAGGAATATGTTGTTAATGGTGAGCATCTGGTTAAATGTTACTCTGCAATAtgttaaataattatttgaacAGTTTTTTTGCATCTTCTACAGGGAAAAACAACGGAAGTTAGATAAAATAAGAGAAACTCAGACATATATTGAAGAGTTTATAAAAGAACAAGCTATctggaggaaaaggaaacaggaagagatggaagaagaaaataggaaaattatGGAGTTTGCCAACATGCAACAACAAAGAGAAGACAGTTGGATGGCTAAAGTTCGAGACActgaggagaaaaagcagagagtTCAAAACATGGTATCAAAAATTGAAATTGTAGAAAATAT contains these protein-coding regions:
- the MNS1 gene encoding meiosis-specific nuclear structural protein 1 isoform X2, translating into MGSEEREWGRRTARLRAELERERRLDEALRAAEENRKQRALQLEREQKLAAELARRDLEKIKDEKIRQQVRANSLELRELERKLKSAYMNKERAAQIAEKKAIYSEKMKWEDEVAQEMKEEYDRYLKEEMSAELRRNQEKKTYHQELDKQVEEQEKKKQEAYEEFLREKHMIDEIVKKIYEEDQMEKQRKLDKIRETQTYIEEFIKEQAIWRKRKQEEMEEENRKIMEFANMQQQREDSWMAKVRDTEEKKQRVQNMVAKTMEREEQRRKEWEQIRQDLYLEEQEEMERRKEMAEIEKRIRQRLDLQQAYEKQLALKAAAQQAMREEEEALRQRILAKLAEEDRIEQLNAQKRRMKQLEHKMAVEKILEDRRKQCIAEKERELEERELEKRRQESIRAIIEEERQKLLKEHAWKLLGYLPRGILKDENDINMLGEDFRLAYQQRRGNELSEES
- the MNS1 gene encoding meiosis-specific nuclear structural protein 1 isoform X1 — encoded protein: MARGTGSEEREWGRRTARLRAELERERRLDEALRAAEENRKQRALQLEREQKLAAELARRDLEKIKDEKIRQQVRANSLELRELERKLKSAYMNKERAAQIAEKKAIYSEKMKWEDEVAQEMKEEYDRYLKEEMSAELRRNQEKKTYHQELDKQVEEQEKKKQEAYEEFLREKHMIDEIVKKIYEEDQMEKQRKLDKIRETQTYIEEFIKEQAIWRKRKQEEMEEENRKIMEFANMQQQREDSWMAKVRDTEEKKQRVQNMVAKTMEREEQRRKEWEQIRQDLYLEEQEEMERRKEMAEIEKRIRQRLDLQQAYEKQLALKAAAQQAMREEEEALRQRILAKLAEEDRIEQLNAQKRRMKQLEHKMAVEKILEDRRKQCIAEKERELEERELEKRRQESIRAIIEEERQKLLKEHAWKLLGYLPRGILKDENDINMLGEDFRLAYQQRRGNELSEES